A stretch of the Kushneria konosiri genome encodes the following:
- a CDS encoding GlxA family transcriptional regulator, producing MTSEGHDAQSSCGAGITPCSAYRDPSEFDYLVVIAGVLDNQEMVDKRTLAYLKWAEQSKVPLIGLCTGVFALLQTGLMHHRRCCVSWYHHDDLVRRFPHAVPVSDQLYIDDGDRLTCAGGIASADLAAYLVERHLGRIWARKSLYIMLINEARRGNTPQPHPMVWEKVDNRIVRRAISILEQHLGELISIDELAERTGCSRRALERNFRESLSVSPQKFSRDLRLRYGLWLLKFTARSITEVGEHCGFADTAHFSRHFKKAFGHSPSDIRKNDVILEEELIDPFFLHIGKSSR from the coding sequence ATGACCAGCGAGGGTCATGACGCCCAGTCGAGCTGTGGCGCTGGCATTACGCCTTGCAGTGCCTACCGCGACCCATCGGAGTTCGACTATTTGGTCGTCATCGCCGGCGTACTTGACAATCAGGAAATGGTCGACAAGCGTACTCTGGCTTATCTCAAGTGGGCCGAGCAAAGCAAGGTACCGTTGATAGGTCTTTGCACCGGTGTATTTGCTCTGCTCCAGACCGGTTTGATGCATCACCGTCGCTGTTGTGTCAGCTGGTACCACCATGATGATCTGGTACGACGTTTTCCTCATGCCGTTCCCGTCTCGGATCAGCTCTATATTGATGACGGCGATCGCCTGACTTGCGCCGGAGGTATTGCCTCTGCTGATCTGGCAGCCTATCTGGTCGAGCGTCATCTCGGTCGGATATGGGCTAGAAAAAGTCTTTACATCATGCTCATCAATGAGGCGCGACGGGGCAATACGCCTCAGCCGCATCCGATGGTTTGGGAAAAGGTCGACAATCGCATCGTGCGGCGTGCGATCTCCATTCTTGAACAGCACCTTGGTGAGTTGATATCTATCGATGAGTTGGCTGAGCGTACGGGCTGTTCACGCAGAGCGCTTGAGCGTAATTTTCGTGAGTCGCTGAGCGTGAGTCCGCAGAAGTTTTCACGTGATCTACGTCTACGTTATGGGCTCTGGCTGCTCAAATTTACCGCTAGAAGCATCACTGAGGTCGGCGAGCACTGTGGCTTTGCTGATACAGCTCATTTTTCTCGACATTTCAAAAAAGCTTTTGGTCATAGCCCGTCAGATATTCGCAAGAATGACGTGATACTTGAAGAAGAGCTGATAGATCCTTTTTTCCTGCATATCGGTAAATCCAGCCGTTAG
- a CDS encoding BCCT family transporter codes for MSNNKINKPKPKNTSTSEFIEVPRVIGQDLPPIGRLIIQFVPPLAILTLIVLVIANPESVASVISEMRTFVTGQFTWMFILYSLFAVGVCVWLVFSKVGRRVRLGGPDAKPEHSNFAWYSMLFACGQGIGLIFWSVAEPIMLRDDSPVVNTAGGSISDGGIVWAYFHWGFTAWAMYCVVAVCLAYSHHNLGKTLTFREATVDILPQWMQGGAGVVVELLAIMATILGLSTSFGFAAMQFSSGLTSFTGLPSTPLTWLIVIVGLGSITAVSAFFGISKGMRIISEINTILSVVLVVAVFIFGPTLFLISNVTQTFGTFFTNFVGMSFWTEASSTTQPLASWQDSWNGWWTVFIWCWVIAFSPFVAGFIARISRGRTIREFVIGVTVIPSLIVMIWIGILGSTAILYDDQSARSISAAVSDNVASGLFVMLESIPFIGTLLLIVATVLVATYYVTSLDAGTYALADFVSAPKRAGAMFRVVLVASIAAVATVLLTVGGTAVVDTVQTGTIIGAFPFSIVIMLMIANMIRRLVKRDRSIRQLEKIINDPDPNVVMSLDGNDSCKQSPNPRRRMG; via the coding sequence ATGTCTAATAACAAGATAAATAAGCCAAAGCCAAAGAATACGAGTACTTCAGAGTTTATTGAGGTTCCTCGAGTTATCGGACAGGATCTGCCGCCCATAGGGCGTTTAATCATACAGTTTGTACCGCCACTGGCCATTCTCACACTGATCGTACTAGTCATTGCTAATCCCGAGAGCGTAGCTTCGGTGATTTCCGAGATGCGTACCTTTGTCACCGGTCAATTTACATGGATGTTTATTCTGTACTCGCTGTTTGCGGTAGGAGTATGTGTCTGGCTTGTCTTCAGCAAGGTTGGCAGGCGAGTGCGCTTGGGTGGCCCTGACGCAAAACCGGAGCATAGCAACTTTGCATGGTACTCGATGTTGTTTGCCTGCGGACAGGGCATCGGGTTGATCTTCTGGTCGGTCGCCGAGCCGATCATGCTGCGAGACGACAGTCCGGTAGTAAATACCGCCGGCGGGAGCATCTCCGACGGTGGCATTGTCTGGGCTTATTTCCACTGGGGATTCACAGCTTGGGCCATGTATTGCGTAGTAGCCGTATGCCTGGCCTATTCTCACCACAACCTAGGCAAAACACTGACGTTTCGTGAAGCCACGGTCGATATTCTGCCTCAATGGATGCAGGGGGGAGCCGGTGTCGTTGTTGAGCTGCTGGCCATCATGGCTACGATTCTGGGCCTTTCCACCTCGTTCGGCTTTGCGGCTATGCAATTCAGCTCCGGTCTCACGTCTTTCACCGGTCTGCCATCCACGCCGCTGACCTGGCTAATCGTTATCGTCGGACTGGGCAGTATTACGGCGGTCTCAGCGTTTTTCGGCATTAGCAAGGGCATGAGAATTATCAGCGAGATCAATACGATTCTCAGCGTCGTGCTGGTGGTAGCCGTTTTTATCTTCGGGCCTACGCTGTTTCTAATTTCCAACGTCACTCAGACCTTCGGAACCTTCTTTACGAACTTCGTGGGCATGAGTTTCTGGACGGAGGCCTCCAGCACGACCCAGCCGCTAGCCTCTTGGCAGGATAGCTGGAACGGCTGGTGGACAGTGTTCATCTGGTGCTGGGTAATCGCTTTTTCACCTTTCGTGGCTGGCTTCATTGCACGTATCTCGCGCGGTCGAACTATCCGTGAGTTTGTGATCGGCGTGACCGTGATTCCTTCCCTGATAGTGATGATATGGATCGGTATTCTCGGCTCGACAGCTATTCTGTATGACGATCAGTCAGCGCGGAGTATTTCGGCGGCCGTCAGTGACAACGTGGCTAGCGGACTATTCGTGATGCTGGAGTCGATACCATTTATCGGCACGCTACTGCTGATTGTGGCGACAGTACTGGTGGCCACCTACTACGTTACCTCGCTGGATGCGGGCACCTATGCACTGGCGGATTTTGTCTCTGCGCCGAAACGAGCCGGTGCGATGTTTCGGGTCGTTCTGGTAGCCAGTATTGCCGCAGTAGCCACGGTATTGCTGACCGTTGGGGGGACCGCCGTCGTTGATACGGTACAGACTGGTACGATTATCGGCGCCTTCCCTTTCTCCATTGTCATTATGCTCATGATTGCCAACATGATTCGACGCCTCGTGAAGCGGGATCGATCAATCCGACAACTGGAGAAGATCATCAACGATCCTGATCCCAACGTGGTGATGAGCTTGGATGGCAACGATAGTTGCAAACAAAGTCCGAATCCTCGCCGCCGAATGGGCTGA
- a CDS encoding CidA/LrgA family protein, with product MVPLVGGLIGLFICLGAGDGLVALTGLPVPGSVLGMLLLLIFLMIKGEVPSGLRQVSEGLLKYLSLLYVPAGVGMMMYFNLIRADFWPLMAASLISTVVMLVVSAGVMSRLDTHSEHDHS from the coding sequence ATGGTGCCTTTGGTTGGAGGACTGATCGGACTTTTCATCTGCCTAGGGGCCGGCGATGGTCTGGTGGCACTTACTGGGCTGCCGGTGCCCGGCTCCGTGCTGGGCATGCTATTGCTGCTGATATTTCTAATGATCAAAGGCGAGGTGCCAAGCGGACTTCGGCAGGTCAGTGAAGGCCTTTTGAAGTATCTGAGTCTGCTGTATGTGCCGGCCGGCGTCGGGATGATGATGTACTTCAATCTGATCAGGGCTGATTTCTGGCCGTTGATGGCGGCCTCGCTGATCTCGACCGTGGTCATGCTGGTGGTGTCGGCTGGAGTGATGAGCCGGCTCGACACCCACTCTGAGCACGATCACTCCTGA
- the glyA gene encoding serine hydroxymethyltransferase — MSMDYLNRFDPQIASAVAEEMERQEAHIELIASENYTSRYVMQAQGTQLTNKYAEGYPGRRYYGGCEFVDKVEAMAIQRACELFGCHYANVQPHSGAQANAAVFMALVKPGDTILGMSLAHGGHLTHGAAPNFSGKYYNAVQYGLNPETGQIDYDDVAALAREHQPKMIIAGFSAYSRVIDWQRFREIADEVGAWLMVDMAHIAGLVAAGLYPSPLPHAHVVTTTTHKTLRGPRGGLILSADADETLYKKLNGAVFPGQQGGPLMHVIAAKAVAFKEAMTSEFADYQRQVIANARAMAGVFISRGFDVVSGGTDDHLFLVSLIKQGVTGKDADAALERACITVNKNAVPNDPQSPFVTSGLRIGTPAVTTRGFMEEDCRELASWICDILDVLAEQKNTEAVETEVRGKVESLCARHPVYGQSNDRANQRLESEASVV, encoded by the coding sequence ATGAGTATGGATTATCTGAACCGCTTTGATCCCCAGATTGCGTCTGCAGTGGCCGAAGAGATGGAGCGACAGGAAGCGCATATCGAACTGATCGCTTCCGAAAACTACACCAGCCGCTACGTCATGCAGGCGCAGGGAACCCAGCTCACCAACAAGTACGCCGAAGGCTATCCGGGCCGGCGCTACTACGGTGGCTGCGAGTTCGTCGACAAGGTCGAGGCCATGGCGATCCAGCGCGCCTGTGAGCTGTTCGGCTGCCACTATGCCAACGTTCAGCCGCACTCCGGCGCCCAGGCCAACGCGGCCGTGTTCATGGCGCTGGTCAAGCCCGGCGATACCATTCTGGGCATGAGCCTGGCCCACGGCGGCCACCTGACCCACGGTGCCGCCCCGAACTTCTCCGGCAAGTACTACAACGCCGTGCAGTATGGTCTGAACCCCGAGACCGGCCAGATCGATTACGACGACGTGGCCGCTCTGGCGCGTGAGCATCAGCCGAAGATGATCATCGCCGGCTTTTCCGCCTATTCACGCGTGATCGACTGGCAGCGCTTTCGCGAGATCGCCGATGAGGTCGGTGCCTGGCTGATGGTCGATATGGCCCACATCGCCGGTCTGGTCGCCGCGGGGCTCTATCCGAGTCCGCTGCCCCATGCCCATGTCGTGACCACGACCACCCACAAGACCCTGCGCGGCCCGCGTGGCGGCCTGATCCTGTCCGCCGACGCGGATGAGACGCTGTACAAGAAGCTCAACGGCGCGGTGTTCCCGGGGCAGCAGGGCGGCCCGCTCATGCACGTGATCGCCGCCAAGGCCGTGGCCTTCAAGGAAGCCATGACGTCGGAGTTTGCCGACTACCAGCGTCAGGTGATTGCCAATGCGCGTGCCATGGCCGGTGTCTTCATCAGCCGCGGCTTTGACGTGGTCTCCGGCGGCACCGATGACCATCTGTTTCTGGTGTCGCTGATCAAGCAGGGCGTGACCGGCAAGGATGCCGATGCCGCGCTCGAGCGTGCCTGCATCACCGTCAACAAGAATGCCGTCCCCAACGATCCGCAAAGCCCGTTTGTGACCTCGGGGCTGCGTATTGGCACGCCGGCCGTGACCACACGCGGATTCATGGAAGAGGACTGCCGCGAGCTGGCGTCCTGGATCTGCGACATTCTGGATGTGCTCGCAGAGCAGAAAAATACCGAAGCGGTCGAGACCGAGGTACGTGGCAAAGTGGAATCACTGTGTGCACGTCATCCGGTCTATGGCCAGAGCAACGACCGGGCGAATCAGCGACTCGAGAGTGAAGCCTCCGTAGTCTGA
- a CDS encoding LrgB family protein: MHGLDLNDTWRSFTPLPSLLATLVIFQFSVWLNRRLGGTPLLHPVISSIVLMIVLLRFFHIEYSVYFEGARFINFLLGPAIVALAVPLHDHLGHVRRLLWPIAVTSVISIVVSAATVLLVGMAMGARRDSLLSLAPKSVTSPIAMGIADALGGIPALAAGLVFISGALGCLVGPWILKFLRIKDHRIQGFAMGLAVQGFGTAQCFSTLGPVAGAFAGLGMGLGGLLSTFIIPIMTSLLGV, encoded by the coding sequence ATGCATGGGCTCGATCTGAACGATACATGGCGCAGTTTCACGCCGCTGCCCTCGCTTCTGGCCACGCTGGTGATCTTTCAGTTTTCCGTCTGGCTCAATCGTCGTCTGGGCGGTACGCCCCTACTGCATCCGGTTATCTCGAGCATCGTGCTGATGATCGTGCTGCTGCGGTTTTTTCATATCGAATATTCGGTGTACTTCGAAGGCGCGCGCTTTATCAATTTTCTGCTGGGGCCGGCCATCGTGGCATTGGCGGTGCCGCTGCATGATCATCTCGGGCATGTCAGAAGGCTGCTCTGGCCGATTGCGGTGACCAGTGTGATCAGCATTGTGGTATCGGCGGCTACCGTGCTGCTGGTCGGCATGGCTATGGGTGCTCGCCGCGATAGTCTGCTCAGTCTGGCGCCGAAGTCGGTAACCTCGCCGATTGCCATGGGCATTGCTGACGCGCTGGGCGGTATCCCAGCGCTAGCCGCGGGACTGGTCTTTATCAGCGGAGCACTGGGCTGCCTGGTCGGCCCTTGGATTCTGAAATTCTTGAGAATCAAGGATCATCGCATTCAAGGATTTGCCATGGGGCTGGCAGTACAGGGTTTTGGCACTGCTCAGTGCTTTTCGACGCTGGGGCCGGTGGCTGGCGCCTTTGCGGGTCTTGGCATGGGGCTGGGAGGGCTGCTTTCCACCTTCATCATTCCCATAATGACCTCCTTGCTCGGTGTCTGA
- a CDS encoding sodium:solute symporter family protein codes for MDAYKLFNWGLLILTFGFLIYLGYLSSKMMAKSEGGFLVAGRSLGAFVGAGTIVATGFSGWGFMGSPGVVYQFGAVEVLGNFFFAPAMMIAVLYFARFLQSRAADMGSNTIPEYIAQIHGGGGMGRLVQGVAALLTIVLLLVFLVSQIKAVGLLGASWLGIDLGPSALLMVGVIIIYTMLGGLAAVAWTDTVMVCGMALAAVIILIQMLTSVDLGEWESSLNAIDPELLNPTQGAPYGDSPWSAFLVLPYAFLFAAVLPYMAIRFMAMRPDVKLHKVGVYVAILGALLSLIPIVGLYVRMQMPDLADPDNAMPVYLEHYMHPALQGIITLFIIFAMKSTANSLLHTVASATSHDLRMALSSEARVDSKGALFINRTAVVVLGVIALLIMLYAPPFMLSWLGILGSGTLLASMIGPVFISTFWQGSAWGALIAMLIGFVVSGYMMLFANVGWLMGPLTGCLVSSICYVSVSLMTPRRTWQKTSTCLTE; via the coding sequence ATGGACGCTTATAAGCTGTTTAACTGGGGACTATTGATTCTGACCTTTGGTTTTCTAATCTATTTAGGCTATCTGTCGTCAAAAATGATGGCAAAAAGTGAAGGAGGGTTTCTGGTCGCCGGACGCTCGCTGGGGGCTTTCGTGGGCGCCGGTACCATTGTGGCCACGGGGTTCAGCGGCTGGGGCTTCATGGGCTCACCAGGTGTCGTGTACCAATTCGGTGCGGTCGAGGTGCTGGGGAACTTCTTCTTTGCACCAGCGATGATGATTGCAGTGCTCTACTTTGCACGTTTTCTTCAGTCTCGAGCGGCTGACATGGGCAGCAATACGATTCCAGAATACATTGCCCAGATACACGGCGGCGGCGGCATGGGCCGGCTGGTGCAGGGTGTGGCGGCGCTGCTGACCATTGTGCTGCTGCTAGTCTTTCTGGTCAGTCAGATCAAGGCCGTTGGACTGCTTGGAGCCAGCTGGCTGGGCATCGATCTTGGTCCGAGCGCGCTGCTGATGGTCGGAGTCATCATCATCTATACCATGCTCGGCGGGCTGGCAGCCGTAGCCTGGACCGATACGGTTATGGTCTGCGGTATGGCGCTAGCGGCGGTCATCATTCTTATCCAGATGCTGACCAGCGTCGATCTCGGTGAGTGGGAGAGTTCGCTCAATGCCATCGATCCCGAGCTGCTCAATCCAACGCAGGGGGCGCCCTACGGCGATTCACCGTGGTCAGCGTTTCTTGTTCTGCCCTATGCGTTTTTGTTCGCGGCAGTACTTCCTTATATGGCAATACGCTTCATGGCCATGCGTCCCGATGTCAAGCTGCACAAGGTGGGCGTTTACGTGGCCATTCTGGGGGCGCTGCTGAGCCTGATTCCCATTGTCGGTCTTTATGTGCGTATGCAGATGCCCGATCTGGCTGATCCCGACAACGCTATGCCGGTCTATCTCGAGCACTACATGCATCCGGCACTGCAGGGCATCATCACGCTGTTCATCATCTTTGCGATGAAATCCACTGCCAATTCGCTGCTGCATACCGTGGCCTCGGCGACCTCGCATGATCTACGCATGGCACTTTCCAGTGAGGCGCGCGTCGATTCAAAAGGCGCCTTGTTCATCAATCGTACCGCCGTGGTGGTGCTGGGTGTGATAGCACTGTTGATCATGCTTTATGCACCGCCTTTCATGCTGTCCTGGCTAGGCATTCTTGGCTCGGGTACGCTGCTGGCCAGCATGATCGGACCGGTCTTCATTTCCACTTTCTGGCAGGGCTCGGCCTGGGGAGCGCTGATCGCGATGTTGATCGGCTTTGTCGTCAGCGGATATATGATGCTGTTTGCCAACGTAGGCTGGCTGATGGGGCCGTTGACCGGTTGTCTCGTCTCGTCGATCTGCTATGTCAGCGTCTCTTTGATGACGCCGCGCCGAACTTGGCAGAAAACTTCGACTTGCTTAACTGAATGA
- a CDS encoding LysR family transcriptional regulator → MKNIPTDLLRTFTTIKDLNGFTSAGDALGRSQPAISLQIKKLEILLNTQIFVRGSHLELTADGEELYKLATQILQLNDSLVEKFHSDNVYGKIKLGIPNDYELAFLPEIIKGLTNRYPNILIEVDCDISKNIYQKFQKHQFDICLAMQPLEEFSDFLPENYLIEELKWGYTQNLSLQGKELPLVTYPNGCLYRKITEKALTDANIPFRIVYTSPSLLGIVSAVEKGLGITAMARSVIPRQLTSNTFLSEDLPNMDKVGVGFYYRESELTSAGKLTLDYLRAGLRSLRVDDLPIELSKYCS, encoded by the coding sequence ATGAAAAACATACCCACAGACTTGCTTCGCACTTTTACAACGATCAAGGATCTAAACGGTTTTACATCGGCGGGGGACGCATTAGGACGATCTCAACCGGCCATTAGTTTACAAATTAAAAAACTTGAAATACTGCTTAATACGCAGATTTTTGTAAGAGGTTCTCATCTAGAGCTAACAGCGGATGGCGAGGAGCTATACAAACTTGCAACCCAGATTCTTCAACTGAATGACTCATTAGTCGAAAAATTTCATAGCGATAATGTCTACGGAAAAATTAAACTAGGGATTCCCAACGATTATGAGCTTGCTTTTTTACCTGAAATAATCAAAGGGCTTACAAATAGATATCCTAATATTCTAATCGAAGTTGACTGTGATATAAGCAAAAACATATATCAAAAGTTCCAAAAGCATCAATTTGATATTTGCTTGGCAATGCAGCCCCTAGAAGAGTTTTCAGATTTTTTGCCTGAAAACTATTTAATCGAAGAGCTAAAGTGGGGATATACGCAAAATTTATCATTACAAGGAAAAGAACTGCCGCTGGTAACCTATCCTAACGGATGTTTATATCGAAAAATCACTGAAAAAGCACTGACTGATGCTAATATCCCTTTTCGAATCGTTTACACCAGTCCTAGCCTGCTGGGCATAGTTTCAGCAGTTGAAAAAGGACTGGGTATAACTGCAATGGCCCGGTCTGTTATTCCTAGGCAACTCACAAGCAATACCTTTTTATCAGAAGACCTTCCAAATATGGATAAGGTAGGAGTTGGTTTTTATTATAGAGAATCAGAGCTCACATCTGCAGGCAAACTTACACTGGATTATCTGAGAGCAGGTTTGCGAAGCTTAAGAGTAGATGACTTACCGATAGAGCTCTCCAAATATTGCTCATAA
- a CDS encoding creatininase, which produces MDWVSYREATQNGGCKIVLPIGAIEQHGPHMSLNPDVLIPDHIAEQVAHQCDHMLVAPSISYGYKSQVKSGAGNFFPGTTCVSGDALEHYVYDVLIAYVEHGNREFILINGHFENSMFLCEAADKLVKQCRLRNIEVRVYLLSYWDFISEATITKVFPEGFTGWAVEHGGVLETSIMLNIYPQLVDMSKAVHIEPAQFPPYDVFPSDASWVPQSGTLSSPVPATSEKGSLILKECIAGIIEHLG; this is translated from the coding sequence ATGGACTGGGTCTCTTATCGGGAGGCTACGCAGAACGGGGGCTGTAAAATAGTACTGCCAATCGGAGCTATCGAGCAGCACGGCCCCCATATGTCGCTCAACCCGGATGTGCTTATTCCCGATCATATTGCTGAACAGGTCGCACATCAGTGTGATCACATGCTAGTGGCACCTTCCATCAGCTATGGCTATAAGTCACAGGTTAAATCGGGGGCGGGCAATTTCTTCCCCGGCACGACCTGCGTTTCAGGAGATGCGCTTGAGCATTATGTCTACGATGTGCTGATAGCCTATGTGGAACACGGCAACCGTGAATTCATCCTGATCAACGGCCATTTCGAAAATTCGATGTTTCTGTGCGAGGCGGCCGACAAGCTGGTTAAACAGTGCAGGTTGCGCAATATCGAGGTCAGGGTCTATCTGCTCTCCTACTGGGATTTTATCAGCGAGGCGACCATTACAAAGGTGTTTCCCGAGGGCTTTACCGGTTGGGCCGTCGAACACGGCGGCGTACTGGAAACGTCGATCATGCTGAACATTTATCCCCAGCTGGTCGACATGTCAAAGGCGGTACACATCGAGCCGGCACAGTTCCCGCCTTACGATGTATTCCCTTCCGACGCTTCGTGGGTACCGCAGTCCGGTACGCTGTCCTCGCCAGTGCCGGCTACCTCAGAAAAGGGCAGCCTCATTTTGAAGGAGTGTATTGCCGGAATTATCGAGCATCTGGGCTAA
- a CDS encoding LysR family transcriptional regulator: MAVTLRQLQVFTTVARERTLTAAAASLFLTKPAVSVALSELEKQCDRTLFDRHRNRLYLNDQGRRLLPMADELLARSDAIDQLFDNEALGGQLHVGASYTIGHQLLPALLSDFRIDTGHRDQRVNIANSAAICRALELFELDIGLIEGRVVDECFDVVPWCQDHMLIVCSPEHPLARRDNIEITDLVGYDWLLREPGSGTREQFMRFIAPRLPQWQLGMEINSAEAIINAAAVGLGLTCVSTLEARHALYDGRLIRVALDLDMTREFSLVLHRDKYRSPLIKRFTEFCLARSDTMTL, from the coding sequence ATGGCCGTGACCCTGCGCCAGCTACAGGTTTTTACCACCGTGGCCCGTGAGCGAACCCTGACAGCCGCTGCAGCATCCCTTTTTCTGACCAAACCGGCCGTCAGCGTGGCGCTTTCGGAGCTGGAAAAGCAGTGCGATCGGACATTGTTCGATCGTCATCGCAATCGTCTTTATCTCAACGATCAAGGGCGTCGTCTGTTGCCCATGGCCGACGAGCTACTGGCTCGCAGCGATGCGATCGATCAGCTTTTTGATAATGAAGCTCTGGGTGGGCAGCTGCATGTCGGCGCCAGCTACACGATCGGCCATCAGCTGCTACCGGCACTATTAAGCGATTTTCGTATCGACACTGGACATCGCGATCAGCGTGTGAACATTGCCAACAGCGCTGCTATCTGTCGCGCATTGGAATTGTTCGAGCTGGATATCGGCCTGATCGAGGGGCGTGTCGTCGATGAGTGCTTTGACGTGGTGCCGTGGTGTCAGGATCACATGCTGATTGTGTGCTCTCCTGAGCATCCGTTGGCTCGTCGGGACAATATCGAAATTACCGATCTGGTCGGCTACGACTGGCTGTTGCGCGAGCCTGGGTCAGGAACACGCGAGCAGTTCATGCGCTTTATTGCCCCCAGACTGCCGCAGTGGCAGCTGGGTATGGAGATCAACTCGGCGGAGGCCATCATTAATGCTGCGGCGGTAGGTCTGGGCCTCACCTGCGTGTCGACACTTGAAGCTCGTCATGCGCTGTATGACGGCAGGCTGATCAGGGTGGCACTGGACTTGGACATGACGCGCGAGTTCAGTCTGGTGCTGCATCGCGACAAGTACCGCAGCCCGTTGATCAAACGGTTTACTGAATTTTGCTTGGCGCGCAGTGACACAATGACGTTATAG
- a CDS encoding M24 family metallopeptidase translates to MSLELSSLIEIPNGNKVQPTFSDSEMKNRLKALRDYMASNSIDAAVFTSYHNINYFSDFVYCRFGRDYGLVVTQDNFTTITANIDGGQPYRRNRLGDNIVYTDWQKDNFFKAVRNLCEGKKRIGVEYDHLTLINQEKLKDSLDNVEFTDIGVPTMKMRMIKSDEEIDLIRNGARVADVGGEAVRDAIKAGVPEYEVSLAGQRAMVREIARLYPHGELMDTWVWFQSGINTDGAHNPVTSRKVQPGDILSLNTFPMIAGYYTALERTMFCEHASDEHLRLWKINCEVHERGQELIKPGVRCCDIAHELNEIFAKHDLLKYRTFGYGHSFGTLSHYYGREAGLELREDVETVLEPNMVVSMEPMIMIPEGQPGAGGYREHDILVLNENGADNITGFPYGPEHNIIK, encoded by the coding sequence ATGTCATTGGAACTGTCATCCCTGATTGAAATACCTAATGGTAATAAAGTTCAGCCTACTTTTTCCGACTCTGAAATGAAAAATAGGTTAAAAGCTCTTAGAGATTACATGGCATCTAACTCGATTGATGCAGCCGTTTTCACCTCTTATCACAATATCAATTATTTTAGCGATTTTGTTTATTGCCGCTTTGGTCGTGACTATGGCTTGGTCGTGACCCAGGATAATTTCACTACGATCACCGCTAACATCGACGGTGGCCAGCCCTATCGTCGCAACCGACTGGGCGACAATATTGTTTATACTGACTGGCAGAAGGACAATTTTTTCAAGGCTGTCAGGAATCTTTGCGAAGGCAAAAAGCGAATCGGGGTCGAGTACGACCACCTGACGCTTATAAATCAGGAAAAGCTAAAGGATTCTTTAGATAACGTCGAGTTTACTGACATCGGCGTGCCTACCATGAAAATGCGGATGATCAAGTCAGACGAAGAGATTGATCTGATTCGCAATGGCGCGCGCGTGGCTGACGTAGGCGGAGAAGCCGTGCGCGACGCCATCAAGGCAGGCGTACCCGAATATGAAGTGTCGTTGGCTGGTCAACGTGCCATGGTGCGTGAAATCGCCAGGCTCTATCCACACGGCGAGCTAATGGATACTTGGGTGTGGTTCCAGTCCGGTATTAATACCGACGGTGCCCACAATCCAGTGACCAGCCGCAAGGTGCAGCCTGGCGATATTCTAAGTCTGAACACCTTTCCCATGATTGCCGGCTACTACACGGCGCTTGAGCGTACGATGTTCTGCGAGCACGCCTCGGATGAGCATCTTCGCCTGTGGAAGATCAACTGCGAGGTGCATGAGCGCGGTCAGGAGCTTATCAAGCCCGGCGTGCGCTGCTGCGATATCGCTCATGAGCTCAACGAGATTTTCGCTAAACATGACCTGCTGAAGTATCGCACCTTCGGTTATGGCCATTCCTTTGGCACGTTGAGCCACTACTATGGTCGTGAGGCCGGACTAGAGCTCCGCGAAGATGTCGAAACAGTGCTGGAGCCCAACATGGTGGTATCCATGGAGCCGATGATCATGATTCCAGAAGGTCAGCCGGGAGCTGGTGGTTATCGTGAGCACGACATTCTGGTGCTTAATGAAAACGGGGCCGATAACATCACCGGCTTCCCTTATGGACCTGAGCATAACATTATCAAGTAA